TCGAGGCCACCATCTCCGAAGCGGATCGGGTCACGGGATTCAAACGATCGTGGACCCGAGGCAAAAAGCGGGTCACCCTGTCTGTTTTCATGAAGGCCCTGGCCATTAATATCAAGAGGTTCGTCCAGAGCCGCCTTGATCGGGCCCAAAAGGCCTCTTCCAAGTCACTAGACGGCAACAATAACGACAATTTCCCTCCGCTCTGTGACCTATGTCACGGCGGCGGTAACCTTAACTGTCTTTCAATGGCCGCTTGAACCTCCGATCCTCCAAAAAACAGCCCTATTCGAAAAGGGGGTTCTTACGAGGGCATCAAAGTTTCATATGGCATACTTGAGCATGGTGCTTTTCAACCACAATGCAAGCGCTGACCTTGGATCAATAAATAATGACTGACAATCGGGCTAGTTCAGCCGGTGCAAAAAGAAACGCTATTGAATGACGTCGGTAGAGAGCAAACGCATGAGGATAATTGCATGATCCAGCTCAAGTGGTTCCCGCCGTCCTGGGTGCAGATTAGCACGAGGCAGGCGAGGATGTATATCGACCCATCGTACCTCAAGACTTACTATGGGAAGCACCCGACGGTGATCGAGTATTCGACCTGGCCCGACCCCATAGACGGATTGCCCGAGCCGCTTGAACCCGCCAACATCATACTCGTGACCCATCACCACAGGGATCATTTGAAGAAAGTCACGGTAGACCGTCTGAGGGGGCCTGATACTGTCGTTTTTGGACCTGCAACTTGTTCAAAGGAATTGGGACGCGATTTCACTGTCGTGGGCGAGGGCGATAACTTCGAACAAACGGATTTCTCAGTGAAAGCCGTACCTGCATACAACACGGAGGAGAGGGATTGTATCACGCAGGCGACACGGATCTGATTCCAGAGATGAGTGGCCTCGGTAGAGTGGATGTTGCGCTGCTACCAATTGGTGGGACCTATACGATGAATGTTGTTGAGGCCGTCCGAGCTGTAACGACAATCAGACCGAAACTGGTCATCCCGATCCATCACCAGTCGGCCTACCCTGGGGAGTTCTGTCGTCTCATGCACGATGCGTCGGTGACAAGGGCGATCACTCCCGGTATCGGAGAGCCGATCAAACTTGAATGTGAAAGCTAGCGCCACAGGACCTCAGCGGTTGCATTCCGCGACTGATACTCCATTCGTTCCGCGCGACTACGCCGCAGTTCAACAATAATTATCCAATCCTTGAACATCGACCGGCACGAAACACTCAAAAATACCTGATGAATACTCGATCCGATAAAGATCGAAAGCGCCGAACCCAACTGTTGCCACTGGGTCTCAGATCCGATACGCAGGTTGTCACGAATAGCAGATTATGTCTTGATCGCTCACGGCCGGCCGCCTGAGCCCCTACGTGGCAAGTATGGTGCACTTGGCAGGCGATTTGGGGCTATACCACATGTTGTGCTGCGCCCGAATTTCATATCACTTCCAAAAGTCCGGACATACGGTCCCCTCTCCCGCTGGGAAAGGGGCTAGGGGTGAGGGCCCATTGCTCAATAATTGAGCAATGGGTGGCCGGTGATTGCTCAATTTCTGGGCAATAGCCAAGTATGAGCCGAAGCCAGGATCCGAAAAATACAAGTGAAATAAATCTGTTATTGCGGTTGGTACGCAAGGTGCATAAAATTTGCATTGCAAAAGTGGATAGCGCTCCAGTGCAACCCGCGTATTTCTTTGGATCGGGAGCAAGACAAGAGAACCGGGGCCTTGGGCAGCCGTCTCCCACGATGACGAAAAAGGGGCCTTGACAAAAGTCAGCCGGTAGACTTGGCCGTTGATCAGGGAAGGACAACATGAATGAGGGCCGGTGGTCTGTAGGGGCGGTTCGCGACCAGGCTTCCCTGAGCTATGCCGTGGCACGACCGCCCCTACGGATAGACGTAAACCCATCGGACCTTTGGTCGGGGCGTTCAATACGGTATCCACAAAACGCATCAAGCATCTGCGCGATACCCCTGACGTCCAGATATGGCAGCGCAATTATCACGAACACATCATCCGCAGCAACCACGAACTGAACCGGATCAGGGAATACGTTGCCAATAAGGCTGCACAGCGGGAAAGGGATCGAGAAAATCCGAATGTTGGTGTAGGGACTCGGATTAGAACCTGCCCCGAAATGGGTCTAACGATGAAACATCATTCCCAACAGGCATTCGTCCGATATAAGTCGACAATGAAACATCGTCCCCATATGCCACTTTCTCCCCAGTGATCAGCATACCTTTGCGGCTCAGGGACGGCTCGAAAGAAACGCAGCAATAAGGGTCCCAGCGTGATAGCTGCAGATAGCGCGTGTCAAGAAGCTCGCTGTAGATTTGGAGCTTTTAGATTGGCCATGGGCGGTGATAATGTAAAGATGCAGCTTGAGCCTTTCGAACTAAGGGACAAGATCCGGGACCACCCCTCGCGAAGAGAGGCGGGGCTGGTTTTCCGTTTCTGAGGAGGAAGCCTGGGAGGGGTATCGCCAATTCGAAAAAACGACAAAGCCGGGACTCGGGCACGATGCTAAATAAATCACTGAAACCACTTCAATCAGTTAAAAAATTCTACTTTTTGGATTATTTCTTTATTTTACCTAGAGTTTAGAGCATGCAGGGCTCCCAAGTTGGTTCACAAGAGCATAAGTCTCCAAGACGGGTTGAATATCCGTTGACGCAACGTTGTGAGATGATTGCCCGAACGCGGATATCAGGCAGCGCGCCCGGAGTCTCGCGGAGAATCGGTCAATTCCAGCTGGTATTTTTTGGATTTCCGGTCCCACATGGCTCGAACGTTTACATTGCCAAAAAGGCGACCGATGGCTCTGGTCATCCAGCCCGCGGTGGCGGGTTCGTTCTTTCTCCAGGGGATTGGGAACATGGCATAGGCTGCCTTGGGTCCCAGGCAAAGGGCCAGGAACCGGGGCAGGCTGTAGGCCACACACAAGATCATGCTCCATCGGGCCAGAGCCTGCCGGGTTTGCTGCCAGGCATTTTTCAGGCCGAACAGATGCTTGATCTCGTTGAACATGGGCTCGGTCCACCATCGCCTGGCATAGCGTGTGATGACTTCGTCGCCGTCCATATCGGGATCGGCGCCGATCAAGAGATGCCAGCCGGACCAGGAGGCGTTGTCGTTCATAAACCGGCGCCACACGATCTTGCATAGGGCGCCGTCCAGGAAACGGACTTTGGCCTTGGTTTCGTGGAACTGGAAGACCCGGTCCGAGCCATAGGCAAAGAGGATGTTCTCCACCGGACGGCAGAATCGACCGATGTTTTCCAGGGTGAGTTTTTGCCCATACTTTCTGGGCCTGCCCCGTTTCTTCAGGGGCGGATTGTCCGGAGGCAAAAACAGGGCGGTATCTTTGCGGACTTGCCCGATGACCGTCACGCCTTCGCGAATCAGGGGAAGCACCAAAGAGCCTTTCATATACCAGGCCTCGAGCAGTAGAATAAGGAGAAAGCGGTCCGGCAGCCAGGTCATGAGAACAGACATCAAAAGCCGAGCCGCGTCCAGTTTGGTGGTGTTCCCTTTCTTGCGGATGAGCCGGAACAGGAGAGGAAATGCGGTCATCTGTCCTTGTAACGACAGATGACCGCCAGAGAAACCCGAAGCTGTCCCCACAGGAATTTGGGGCGGTTGGGCCGATGCGCGTGATCGTAATGCCATGCGGCGCAGGGGGCCTTCTTGGACGATCGGGGCAAGGGGAAGTCGTCTATGGCAAACTCGATAGACCGGTTTGGGATCCGGTTCAGGATCAGGCGCATCCATTGCCGGCCCAGGGCCAACCATTGGAATCGGCCCTTTTCGATGGCCTTGTAATAGGCGGTCCAGGACAACCGAGGCCGGATCGATAAAATGGCCGAAGAAATATGGCCGTCGCGGCAGACCATGCACCCCATCAGCAGTTCCAGAAGGGTCGGAGCGATTTTGCCCGGTACGGCTTGAAACAGAAAGGAAATCCACTGCGAAAGGAGCGTAAGTGCTTGAACCGTCGAATCCATCGGCTAACCCCCAAGGAAAGTTTTCTTTCCTTAAAGGGCCGCCAAAGGCGGCCGCGCATTTGCGCGGCAATGTCAAGTACTTTTTTGATTTTATACGCATTTTCTCAATACCAAAGGGCCTTAGACTCTAAACTCTAGTTACAGTAGATCCGGATATAATTAATTATGTACATAATTCGTCGTCCAGTTTGGAAATGCTCAACTAAAGGGGGAAAAGGGGACGGGGTTGAATTTGGGCGTTTCTATTCCTCAATGGACAGCTAAGGAACTAACGGAGTTCGGTCAATCGCCGCAAACCGTCCAGGCTCGGACGCTCTTATGTTATTGGGCGCATCGAAAGCGTGGGATGACCGCCGCCTACATTGCCGGGAGGCTCAAGATCGTTCAACCGGCGACCAGTCGCTTGCTGGAATGGGGTGAACAACTCGAAAAAGAATATCAATTCGATTTGATTGGAGAATAAAGGTAAAAAAGTATGGACGTCCCCATTATTTCTTTATTATTGCATGAAATTCCCAACTTAAGATGGCTTAGTACATATCGGAATAAATATGATGACGTATTAATCTTGCGTTATTAACATATATATGGCATGATCTCTCCTCAGATAGGAGGTGATTATGCCCAGAAAAAGCCCATATCGGCTCATGTTGACTGCTGATGAAAAGAAGCAATTACAAAACATCTCGCGTAAATATACGTCACCATATTGTGAAGTCGTGCGAGCCAAAATCGTCCTCCTTGCCGCGGAGGGCGTGTCAAACAAGGAAATCGGTCAACGGCTGGATCTGCCTCGACAGATCGTTTCCAAATGGCGAAAACGCTTCTTTGACCAACGCCTGGCCGGTCTGCAAGAAAGGCCACGGCGGGGGAGACCCGGCGCTTTTTCCCCCTGAGGTTGTTGTGGCTGTCAAGGCGCTTGCCTGTCAGTTGCCCAAAGAACTCGGTCTTCCTTTTTCCAGGCTCTCTAACGATGACATCGCCCGGCAGGCGCAGGAACTTGGAATTGTCGCTTCCATCAGCGGGAAAACGGTCTGGCGCTGGCTGAGCAGAGATGCGATTCACCCCTGGTGTTACCGCAGCTGGATTTGGCCACGGGACCCCGATTTCGAACCAAAGGCTGCAAGAGTCCTCGATTTGTATCAGGGGCTCTGGGAAGGCAACCCTCTGGGCGGCGATGATTTTGTGATCTCCTGTGATGAAAAGACCAGCATTCAGGCTCGGCGACGATTGGCCGCCGTAGCCGCCCCCACATCTGGACGCTATGGCCGGGTTGAGCATGAATATGAAAGAATGGGAGCTTTGGCTTACTTGGCCGCTTGGGATGTCCGGCAGGCCAAACTCTTCGGCTTGTGCAGGAGCGGCACGGGAATCGAGAGCTTTCACGAACTGGTCGACCTCGTCATGCGCCGGGAGCCATACCGATCCGCGCGCCGGGTGTTTTGGGTGACGGACAATGGCTCTTCGCACAGAGGCCAGGCGTCTGTTGATCGCCTGGAGAGCTGGTATTCGAATGCGATTCAAATCCACACCCCGATCCACGCCAGCTGGCTTAATCAGGTTGAAATTTATTTCTCTGTGCTCCAGCGCAAGGTGCTTACGCCCAACTACTTTGAAAGCCTCGAAGAACTCGAAACCAAAATTCTGGCCTTCCAGGCCATATACGAAGAAGCCGCAAGACCTTTCGAGTGGAAATTCACGCGAGAGGACTTGCGGAAAATGCTATCCAAATTTGATGAGTGCCAAAAATTGGCGGCTTAACAATACGTCACCGAATTTTCGCCCCAGAGCACTCGTGCGATAATGTTCAAAGCCCCTCTCTTCATGCGGTCTTTCGTTGTTGCGAAGGCGAATGGGCGATGCCAAGGAGACCGTCTATAGACAAGTCTTCATCCAACAGGGGCCAATGGATTCCATAGCCTGAAGGAGAGATTTCGAGCGTAATTCGTTCCTTTTCAGACGCCTTCTCAAGCAGGGGCGAGATGGCTTTCAACGGAAACATTCTCCGTGTTCCATCTATGGTGAGAATCATCCGATCGTTTTCAAACGTGATGTTTTCGATGGAATGGTGTTTTTTCATCTTTTCCGCCTGCTTTGGAATTCATCCCATTGTTCTTCTATATACTCAAAGTGATCGTAAATGATCTTTCTGATTTCCCTGGTATCCCTTGGCGACAGATTATATGCGAAAGCCTCTTCAAGATCGAAGCGGTCTCGATCCAGCCAATACTTGCATTCCATGTCTCCCTTTCGGCAATGGACATGAATGGGCTCATTTCCCTCATTGGAATAGAAAAACAATCGCCAACCCAGAATGATGAGTATTGTAGGCATCTCCGTCGCTCAATATCCTCCGTCGGACTTGGTTGGGGCTTCAGCGCTTTGTCGTAGCCCCGTCGGCAACCTAGATGCGTTGGGAAACACCGTCCGTGCTTTGAGGCGGTTTTCATTCGAAATTGAATTTAGGATAAAACCGGATGTCTTGTCAAAAAAGATGAACATACGGGGTTTCGACCGATGTGGCTGAATGGTGCGCGCTGTTTCATTGTTTTCGCTCTCGTTCCCAAGTTCCACTTGGGAACGAAACGCTGTGAGAGCCAAGCTCTCGGTAACACTCTCGTTCCCAAGTGAAACTCGGGAACGAGGAAAATTCAACCGGTCATCATCGGACCGGAATATCTTCCGTCTTTCGATCCCCCTGACGATCACATGATGCAGCGCCCCTGCCGCGTCTATTCCTGCTTTCCGTGGCATGGTCCTCTATAATCAAGTGCAATGAATTCCTGTAAAGTTTAAAGACATGGTCGTCCCCAATACTGCCGTGGACGTCCCCAATACTGCCCGTGCAGCCGAAAACTCGGAATAAATGGCAATAAAACGGTGGGTTTCGTCTTCAGCGTCACCCTTTCACGCCGGCAATCACGCCAGGCTCGATCAAAATCCTCCCGTTTTTGGTATTCCCTCGTGGTTTGATTTTGCAGGTTCGAAATCGTCGGTTGAAACAGTGCCTTGTTCATCCTGTGGCGATTCTTCCGTGTGGATGAGAGCCAGTAGAAGTTCTTTGACGATCGGACGTGAAGGGGTGTACTCTAAAAGAAGGAGCGAGGTTCCCCATTCTTTATCGTATACCCGCATGTGATGCTCCAACGACGTTTTCGCCCGGTGTTCGTCCTTCCGGGTCGCCTCCAGAGCAGGTTGCTGTCGGCATTGCGATTCACAGCGAAATGCGCGGGCTCAAGCGAGCAGTTAAGCAGCCACTGTCCAGCCAAAGGAGGTTTTGCCGTGCGAAGAACCTTTCCTACCGTGGCGCTGATCATAGCCCTGTTTCAATTCGCCGGCATTCACGGATTCTCTCCGCCGCCGGGTCGTTGTTCAGCCGAAGCCGGTGTTCTTCATGAAGGGTGGAACAATTTCAGAGGTGCGACCTATGGTTCAGCCAGCTCCACGGATGGCGGATGCCGCATTACGGCCGCGGAATCAACGATGGAATTCCTGCGGCTGAACGTAGAGCTGCCGGGGGTTGAGGTGCGCCGGGCCACTTTTGAGGACGGAAACAGGTACACCCTGGTCACGGCTCCGGGTTCCGGCCGGTACAAGGTCGGCGGCCCCGACGTTCCTGTTTTCGGAACATGGATTCTGATTCCCAACGGCACACGCGCCGATCTGAGTGTCAGTCCGGGAAGGGCCGTCCATTTCGAAGACGTCGATTTGCCCCCCATTCAGCCGCCGTCCGCCGACAAGGAGAACGCTCCTCCGAATCCTTTTGTCAAAGATGAAAGCATCTATTCCGCCGATGCGGCCTATCCCGCCGTCTTCGCCTATCTCGAACCCACCAAAATCATGCGCGGCCAGGCCTGCACCATTCTTTGGATCTACCCCTATCAGCACAACCCGGTGCAACGCTCTCTATGTGTCTATCCCGATCTCGAGGTCGCGGTCCGGTTTCAAGGGACGGCGTCTCCAATACCTCAGGAGTTTCGAAGCGAGAGCTTCGATAATCTGATGCGGGGATTCGCATCCAATGCGGACGCTGTGTTGGGAATCAGCCCCGTTCCGGCCAAACGGGTTGGAGAATCGTACCCGAAAGAGCCGGCGGCAGCCGATGGGGACCAACTCATCGGGTGCGATTTCGTAATTATTACGCACACTCTGTTCCAAGCCGCCGCCAACAAGCTGGCCGCCTGGAAGGAACAGATCGGTTTCAGGACCTGCGTGGAGGTTTACGCGAGCCCCAGCGTTATGACCATCCGCAACCTGATCGCCTGGTACTACACGAACAACGATATCAAGCCATACTATGTGCTGCTTCTGGGAGACGCGGAATACATCCCCTGCGACTATCGGACGGCCCATCCCTGGGACAGCACTCCTTCGCTGCCGAGCAATCTCAAACAGGGGAAGATCGGCACCGACCTGTACTATGCAGCCATCGACGGCACGGACTACATCCCGGACATTGCCATCGGGCGGCTGTCCGTGGGAAGCGCCGCCGACGCCATGGATTTTGTTGATCGCATCATTGAATACGAAAAGGATCCGCCCGTGCTCACCACTTTCTATGACGACGTGGCCGTATGCGCTTATTTCGAGGACGGCAAAGGCGTTCCGGGATTCGATCCCGACGGCATCGAGGACAGCCGATACACGATGACCTCCGAGGACTTGGCGATATTTCTTTCCGACGCCGCCTATGGAATCAACAAGACGGTCACCCGCATCTACTATGCCAAGCCCGAAGTGACGCCCGACAAATGGAACAACAATCAGTACCTGGCGCTCCCTAATTTCGGGGGCGGTCCGGCCGGAAATCCCGGCGAGACCATTCCCTCCTATCTCAAGAAACCGGGTTTCGCCTGGGATGGGGGGCCGACGCAGATCACAGGCGCGTTCGAGAGCGGCTCCTTCCTCATTACCCACCGCGATCACGGCAGCAGGCAGTACTGGGCGCAGCCCTACTTCCATTCGGCGCACTTAGGCACTCTGCAGATTCGGTGGGGGGAGTATCCGGTGGTTTGGAGTGTCAACTGCGAAACCGGCTGGTTCGACAATGAAACCGACTATCCCACATTAGGCGACACGGACCTGACCGGTTATCACGAAGAATCCTTTGCCGAATTCCTCTCTTCCTACTGCAGCCTCGGCGGGCCGGTGGGCGTTATCGCCGCTACTCGCGTAACCGACGCCATCTACAATGATCGCCTCATGTGGGGTTGGACGGACGGCATATGGCCGAATTTTATCCCGACGGAAGGCTGGCCGCTGTGGATCTTCCGCATGGGCGACGTTCTGCTGGCGGGAAAGCTCTATATGGCGACGAAGGTTGCGGACGACGCAGCCGGCTGGCGCAAGGCCCATTTCGAGATGTACCACTGGCTCGGCGATCCGACCATGGAGATTCGCAATGCGTATCCCGGATTTCTGGAAGCCGAACATCCCGTTAAATGGCCCTGGCGGAATCGGCCCCATGATTTCAAGGTTCATGTGCAGTGGATCAACGGGTTTCCCGTATGGCTGGCGAGAGTGACTGTTTCCCGCTCCGGCGCTCCTGCGGATCAGCGGGTGGGCTGGACGGACCTGAACGGAGATGTGGTGTTTACCGATCTTGTCACGAGCCAACCGGGCGACTATACCGTCACCGCCGTATTTCCCAACGCGGCGCCTTACTTGGGCACGTTCGAATCATCGGAATTCAAGCCGGGTTTTCTCCCGGCGCTGCTCGGCGCCCTGTTAGGGAAATGACGGAGGGACCGGAAACCGTCTTTTGCATGCTACCCACCCCAAACGCCGAGCCATTGATTATCCGGGGACACTTTGCTTATTTTGTCATCGAGGCGTTGGTTTATATCCTGATCGCAAGGGTTGGCCGAGCCGAGCGGAGCCCCCGAGCACTTGAAGACCAACTACCGCCCGGCTTCAAGGGTCAAATCGTTCCCGGTCCGGGGGTTCCGACATCGCGCCCATTTTTTTAATATAGCACAGGTGCTGTGCTAGATTCATCCGAAACGATGTAATGGGAGGATCTGATATGGCCAATATTACGCTCAAGATCGATGAACAACTTCTCGATAGGGCCCGTAACTTGGCCCTTCGGCGAAAGACGTCAATCAATGCGGTGGTAAGGAAAAGCCTTGAGGAGTTCGTATCCGGAGACCTCAGCCGCGAGGCAGCCGCGAAGGGCCTTGAGGCCTTTTTCCGCCAAAGCAGGGCCAAGGTGGGTGCAAGAACCTGGAACAGGGATGAACTCCATGAAAGATAAGGTTTTTCTGGACACTAACAGCTTCATCTATTCCGTTGACGCATCTCCGGTTCAGAAGTAAGAAAGGAGGGACGGGGATGAATTTGCGCGTTTCTCTGTTTCATCATCGATGACATGGAAACCTCATGCGACGAAAGGCACGCATTGACGCGCCCGGGGCGCTGCATCACATCAGTATCCGAGGAATCGCAAGACGAGCAATTTCGGGAATGATAGTGACCTGGAGAGGAACTGGTCGGTTCTGCAAGACCCCCGAAGGTTGCACGTGCACGCGTCCTGATCGGTCCAATAGCTGTCTTCCGATCAGCATTTCTTCATTGGAGTCGCTCGCTTTATCCTTTGTCGGAAACGGTCATTTCACCGAAAACTCGGAAAATATCGGCATAAGTGGCTAGAAATAGGTGGGTTTTGTCTTCAGCGTTGCCCTTTCACGCCGGCAATCCCGGCAGGGCGGGATTCATAGCGCCCTGAGCACCGACATCCACGGAAAACGAGGGAAGTCCCGCACAGCGGGATTGGGGACGCCAGACAGATCGTTTAGGAGCAAGGATCGTGCTCCTTTTTTTATGCCGGCCGGCCTCGATAGGTATGGCGTCCCCGGATCTGAAAGGTCGTAAGAGAACCCGCGCTCAGCTCTCGAAGGGACAGCCGGTGGCGAGTTGAACCTATTCCCTGCGAGGAAATTACCCCTTGCTCTCCTCTGAACTGAAGTCCGCGCACAGGATATGGAACTGAGAGCCTCTCACCCGAAAAACGGAAGAAACCGTACGGCACCAGTTTCCGGAGGCCATGGAAATGTAGCGATCCGTGGTGTATTGCGTCTTGCCCGCCTTGATGAAATAGAAATAGTCTTTCAGCGACTGATCTGCTCCCCTTTCATCGGGACGGAAGATGATTCTTCGGTTCCCGCCGATCCGATCCGGATTACAGATCGTATCGCTGACCTGAATGCCGTCCATATCCAACACGTAGACGCATTCCAGCACGGGATAGTCCTGGATGAACTCCACGAGCTTGAGGTCGAACTCGCGACCGTCGCAGTCCGACAGGGCGGCAATCATTTCCGACATGACCAGATCGTACACGCGATGGGTTCCCATCCTGGCGTTGATTTCTGCCATGACGAAATCCCTGTATCGGCTTCCCACGGACCGCATGGGCTCTATCGCCGAAACCAAGGCGGCTTCGATGTCCTCGTTGGGCCGCGACAGAAGATATCCTTGAAGCAGGTCGGTCTCGCATTCAACGGCCGCTATGGCCTCTTCTTCGGTTTCAATGCCCTCGGCGATCACCAGGGCCCCGAGGCGATGAGCCAGGCCGGTCAAAGCCCGAAGAACGTGTTGTTTGGAATACTCGCGGTCCAGTCCCGAAATGATGCTGCGGTCGACTTTGATGATATCCGGCCTCAATGTGGCGATTCGATCAAAATTCGAATGACCGGTCCCCACATCGTCCAGAGCAATGAGAAAACCCGCCCGCCGATAGAGCGAAACAAAACGATGGAGTTCCTCCGTGCGCTCCACCTTCGATTCAACGATTTCAATAACGATATGGTAGGGCTCGATGGCGGTTTGCCTGGCGGCGGCGATCAGGGATCCACGTCCGTCGTCAGGGTCCATGGCGTTCCCTTCGAGATTCAGGAATAGGAGCAGGTCTTTCCTGCGGGCATGGTAAGGTCGAAAGGCTTCGAGAGCTTTATCGCGGCAGAGGCAATCCAGCGCCACCGTCTTGTGCCCTCTGCGCGCCGCATTGAACAGGTCCAGGGGACAAATCACCCCGTCGGAACCGTCCGGAGGAACACCGCGGGAAAGCGCCTCAAATCCGACGGTGGTATGTTTCTTGACGGACACAATGGGTTGGAAGTGGGTGATGATGAGCCGGCGTTCGAGAATCCGATCCAGGAAGTTATCCATTGTTGTTTCCTACCGAACGGTAGTTATGCCTTCCATTTTCGTACCTTGCGATTGGAGTAAAGGGCGGTCCCTCGAGTTCGTCATGATGGGATTCGCCCGGGCCCTAAGGGCTCCCGAGTAGAAAACCCGGCGCACGCCAAGTCGACAAAACTCCTCATTGCGCGGCGACTCTTTCGATCAAGGGTTTCGCACGCCCTTGCTGCCCGTTTTCGATTTGCTTGGTTTGGCCTCGAGGCTCGAAAGC
This genomic interval from Deltaproteobacteria bacterium contains the following:
- a CDS encoding transposase, encoding EATISEADRVTGFKRSWTRGKKRVTLSVFMKALAINIKRFVQSRLDRAQKASSKSLDGNNNDNFPPLCDLCHGGGNLNCLSMAA
- a CDS encoding EAL domain-containing protein, giving the protein MDNFLDRILERRLIITHFQPIVSVKKHTTVGFEALSRGVPPDGSDGVICPLDLFNAARRGHKTVALDCLCRDKALEAFRPYHARRKDLLLFLNLEGNAMDPDDGRGSLIAAARQTAIEPYHIVIEIVESKVERTEELHRFVSLYRRAGFLIALDDVGTGHSNFDRIATLRPDIIKVDRSIISGLDREYSKQHVLRALTGLAHRLGALVIAEGIETEEEAIAAVECETDLLQGYLLSRPNEDIEAALVSAIEPMRSVGSRYRDFVMAEINARMGTHRVYDLVMSEMIAALSDCDGREFDLKLVEFIQDYPVLECVYVLDMDGIQVSDTICNPDRIGGNRRIIFRPDERGADQSLKDYFYFIKAGKTQYTTDRYISMASGNWCRTVSSVFRVRGSQFHILCADFSSEESKG
- a CDS encoding DUF4160 domain-containing protein, producing the protein MPTILIILGWRLFFYSNEGNEPIHVHCRKGDMECKYWLDRDRFDLEEAFAYNLSPRDTREIRKIIYDHFEYIEEQWDEFQSRRKR
- a CDS encoding MBL fold metallo-hydrolase, yielding MIQLKWFPPSWVQISTRQARMYIDPSYLKTYYGKHPTVIEYSTWPDPIDGLPEPLEPANIILVTHHHRDHLKKVTVDRLRGPDTVVFGPATCSKELGRDFTVVGEGDNFEQTDFSVKAVPAYNTEERDCITQATRI
- a CDS encoding MBL fold metallo-hydrolase, with product MQHGGEGLYHAGDTDLIPEMSGLGRVDVALLPIGGTYTMNVVEAVRAVTTIRPKLVIPIHHQSAYPGEFCRLMHDASVTRAITPGIGEPIKLECES
- a CDS encoding DUF2442 domain-containing protein — its product is MKKHHSIENITFENDRMILTIDGTRRMFPLKAISPLLEKASEKERITLEISPSGYGIHWPLLDEDLSIDGLLGIAHSPSQQRKTA